Proteins encoded together in one Lathyrus oleraceus cultivar Zhongwan6 chromosome 5, CAAS_Psat_ZW6_1.0, whole genome shotgun sequence window:
- the LOC127084222 gene encoding protein WHAT'S THIS FACTOR 1 homolog, chloroplastic, translating into MAFRSFFLSFPSKITNSKTLINPNHKFTLQFSTSFLVTKTPKKLKKKHKPKSSPRTNPIQTQPNRIIEFERIVQRDVLMRFVTRSKQYLSNQPEHVLQLDDAGKLHRELGFPRGRKVSRSILQHPLLFQTYRHTNGKMWLGFTDLMEELLAEEHSVMESMELDRVDKVRKLLMLSANHRIPLSKIHHCRNLFGIPDNFRDRVVKYPNYFRVAVDNNNDGKHVLELVNWDPLLAVSALEREFMVNEEAAKRKFHFPVKHGKDLDLELDDKRKLNLLNVLPLVSPYSDGSKLDVWTLEAEKYRVGLIHEFLNLTLEKRASIHHLVEFKEEFSLTKHTYHMLLKQPRAFYLAGTEMNWVVFLKDGYDRNGVLIHKDPQVVFNEKLYKYAQIQETEPGSDVGLESQPIT; encoded by the coding sequence ATGGCTTTTCGCTCCTTCTTCCTCTCATTTCCTTCCAAAATCACAAACTCCAAAACCCTAATAAACCCTAACCACAAGTTCACTCTCCAATTTTCAACCTCTTTTTTAGTCACAAAAACCCCAAAAAAGCTCAAGAAAAAACACAAACCCAAATCAAGCCCCCGAACCAACCCAATCCAAACCCAACCAAATCGCATAATCGAATTCGAACGAATCGTACAACGAGATGTTCTCATGAGATTCGTAACAAGATCAAAACAGTATCTCTCCAATCAACCGGAACACGTTCTTCAGCTTGACGACGCCGGGAAACTCCACCGCGAACTCGGTTTCCCGCGCGGCCGGAAAGTTTCCAGATCCATTCTGCAACATCCGCTGCTCTTTCAAACCTACCGCCACACTAATGGAAAAATGTGGCTTGGATTCACCGATCTCATGGAAGAACTCCTCGCGGAAGAACATTCTGTTATGGAATCAATGGAACTTGATCGTGTTGATAAGGTTCGTAAGCTTCTCATGCTGTCAGCGAATCACCGTATTCCACTTAGTAAAATTCATCATTGTAGAAACCTATTTGGTATACCTGATAATTTTCGTGACCGGGTTGTGAAATACCCTAATTATTTCCGGGTGGCGGTAGATAACAACAATGACGGAAAGCATGTTCTTGAGTTGGTTAATTGGGACCCGCTTTTGGCTGTGAGTGCGCTCGAAAGAGAGTTTATGGTTAATGAAGAAGCTGCTAAGAGGAAATTTCATTTTCCGGTGAAGCATGGGAAGGATTTGGATTTGGAATTGGATGATAAGAGGAAGCTGAATTTGTTAAACGTGCTTCCGTTGGTGTCTCCTTATTCAGATGGGTCGAAATTGGATGTGTGGACTTTGGAAGCTGAGAAATATAGGGTTGGATTGATTCATGAGTTTTTGAATTTGACATTGGAGAAGAGAGCTTCTATTCATCACCTTGTTGAGTTTAAAGAGGAGTTTAGTTTGACTAAGCATACTTATCATATGCTGCTTAAGCAGCCAAGGGCGTTTTATTTAGCTGGAACTGAGATGAATTGGGTTGTGTTTTTGAAAGATGGTTATGATAGAAATGGTGTTTTGATTCATAAGGATCCTCAGGTGGTGTTCAATGAGAAGCTTTATAAGTATGCTCAGATACAGGAAACGGAACCTGGTTCTGATGTTGGATTGGAAAGTCAACCTATCACTTGA